One window from the genome of Parasteatoda tepidariorum isolate YZ-2023 chromosome 8, CAS_Ptep_4.0, whole genome shotgun sequence encodes:
- the LOC139426171 gene encoding uncharacterized protein produces MRGRNIRLEEQRRRNERLRRAAKSRPASTYKNAATSDVEYQSLGSFNVACIHDGALHFPEERVKNKIHVDSFGDCCLHGRIKLPMPEFPNELELLFARQHRLSEEFHRRIRNIDACFALASFKVDNDRTVNQHGIYAFIAGGQVHHKINLATRPTQDPQGGFEQPKFAQMYFLDPDEATAARSELNRELSQELLQLLEEIMRFNNPFAQSFMMMREVIEETHQRSIAAGVQPPNVHLVFTNREGDDPRRFNAPVVNEIAANLRIRRRASPHDGLRARNALRRVFKSQASKCVEGRSCCLLRIQPISETSYGRKS; encoded by the coding sequence ATGAGGGGCCGCAACATTCGCCTAGAGGAACAACGCCGCCGTAATGAAAGACTCCGTAGAGCTGCGAAATCTCGGCCTGCATCAACCTACAAAAATGCTGCAACTTCCGACGTGGAATATCAAAGTCTTGGTTCATTTAACGTCGCTTGCATCCACGATGGCGCTTTGCATTTCCCAGAAGAAAGAGTGAAGAACAAAATACACGTAGATTCATTTGGCGATTGCTGCTTACATGGAAGAATCAAACTACCAATGCCCGAATTTCCAAACGAATTAGAGCTTCTATTTGCACGACAACACCGCCTATCGGAAGAATTCCACAGAAGGATCCGCAACATCGACGCCTGCTTTGCACTTGCCTCATTCAAAGTCGACAACGACAGAACCGTCAATCAACATGGAATCTACGCGTTTATCGCCGGCGGTCAAGTCCATCACAAGATCAACCTGGCAACGCGCCCGACTCAAGACCCGCAAGGTGGATTTGAACAGCCGAAGTTTGCCCAAATGTACTTCCTGGACCCGGACGAGGCTACAGCTGCGCGATCTGAGCTCAACCGAGAGTTAAGCCAAGAACTATTGCAACTACTCGAGGAGATCATGCGCTTTAACAACCCGTTCGCCCAATCGTTTATGATGATGAGAGAAGTGATCGAAGAAACCCACCAACGCTCAATCGCAGCTGGAGTACAACCGCCCAATGTTCACCTCGTCTTTACAAACCGTGAAGGCGACGATCCTCGACGATTCAACGCACCAGTTGTAAACGAAATAGCCGCAAACCTTCGAATTCGTCGGCGTGCTTCTCCTCACGACGGTCTTCGTGCACGGAATGCTCTACGTCGCGTTTTCAAGAGTCAAGCGTCAAAGTGCGTTGAAGGTCGGTCCTGCTGCCTCCTGAGAATCCAACCCATATCCGAAACGTCGTATGGAAGGAAGTCCTGA